One Verrucomicrobiia bacterium genomic window carries:
- a CDS encoding xylose isomerase — protein sequence MATSAAFKDVSNIPFEGPKSRNPLAFKHYNPDQKIEGRTMRDHLRFSVVY from the coding sequence ATGGCTACCTCCGCTGCATTCAAAGACGTTTCCAACATCCCATTCGAAGGGCCGAAATCCAGGAACCCGCTGGCCTTCAAGCATTACAACCCGGACCAGAAGATCGAAGGCAGGACGATGCGCGACCATCTGCGCTTCTCCGTGGTTTACTG